A stretch of the Bacillota bacterium genome encodes the following:
- a CDS encoding ATP-binding cassette domain-containing protein, whose amino-acid sequence MGDVIEVERLERRYGAVEAVRGVSFTVRAREIFAFLGPNGAGKTTTIKMLATLLDPSGGRATVAGHDVVRERARVREAIGIVFQDPTLDDQLTAMENLVFHGLLYGLSERQVRERALPLLRLSGLEERAQSLVRTFSGGMKRRLELVRGLIHTPEVLFLDEPTVGLDPQSRAQMWELVRGLARDGGVTVFMTTHYMDEAEVADRIAIMDDGRIVALDTPDGLKRQVGSDIILVEADEPPADPHWAEGLGVELRGGAPRFEVRCQGADRVLPRVVEAFTGVRRVEVRRPTLDTVFLTLTGREIREEPPEDPRRRRARWGR is encoded by the coding sequence GTGGGGGACGTCATCGAGGTGGAGAGGCTCGAGAGGCGGTATGGCGCCGTGGAGGCGGTGCGCGGGGTCTCGTTCACGGTCCGGGCGAGGGAGATCTTCGCCTTCCTCGGGCCCAACGGTGCCGGGAAGACGACCACGATCAAGATGCTGGCCACGCTTCTCGATCCGAGCGGCGGGCGGGCGACGGTGGCGGGCCATGACGTCGTCCGGGAGAGGGCGCGGGTGCGGGAGGCGATCGGCATCGTCTTCCAGGACCCGACGTTGGACGACCAGTTGACGGCGATGGAGAACCTGGTCTTCCACGGTCTCCTCTACGGGCTGTCGGAACGGCAGGTGCGGGAACGGGCGCTGCCCCTCCTCCGCCTCTCCGGGCTGGAGGAGCGGGCGCAGAGCCTGGTGCGCACCTTCTCGGGCGGGATGAAACGCCGGCTGGAGCTGGTCCGCGGCCTGATCCACACGCCGGAGGTGCTCTTCCTGGACGAGCCGACGGTGGGTCTGGACCCGCAGTCGCGTGCGCAGATGTGGGAGCTGGTCCGGGGGCTGGCGCGCGACGGCGGCGTGACGGTCTTCATGACCACGCACTACATGGACGAGGCGGAGGTCGCCGACCGGATCGCCATCATGGACGACGGCCGCATCGTGGCGCTGGACACCCCGGACGGGCTGAAACGGCAGGTGGGCTCCGACATCATCCTGGTGGAGGCGGATGAGCCGCCCGCCGACCCGCACTGGGCGGAGGGTCTCGGCGTCGAGCTGCGGGGAGGCGCGCCGCGCTTCGAGGTCCGCTGCCAGGGCGCCGACCGGGTGCTGCCGCGGGTGGTGGAGGCCTTCACGGGGGTGCGGCGCGTGGAGGTGCGCAGGCCGACCCTGGATACGGTCTTCCTGACGCTGACGGGGCGCGAGATCCGGGAGGAGCCGCCGGAGGATCCGCGGCGGCGGAGGGCGAGGTGGGGCCGGTGA
- a CDS encoding ABC transporter permease: MRAARGAYVIWLRELLRFVRQPSQIVGMFAQPLLFLLLVGNGIRSGFTLNAARGADYLTFMFPGIAGMSVLFTSLFSAVSIVWDREFGFLKEVLVSPVPRWAIVLGKAAGGVSVAVVQGAILLLLAPAVGVRLGVLTFLAMLGVLALVSLTLVGLGILIASRMESMQGFQVIMNFLVMPMFFLSRLPPAAPPRPAMTRAIAPSAGIDALRHIVYGSSALERALTQFPLELDLAVTAGVAAVLLGLASWAFTTARNV, encoded by the coding sequence GTGAGGGCGGCGCGGGGCGCCTACGTGATCTGGCTCCGGGAGCTGCTCCGGTTCGTGCGCCAGCCGTCGCAGATCGTGGGCATGTTCGCCCAGCCGCTCCTCTTCCTGCTGCTGGTGGGGAACGGGATCCGCAGCGGCTTCACCCTCAACGCCGCCCGGGGAGCGGACTACCTGACGTTCATGTTCCCCGGCATCGCGGGCATGTCGGTGCTCTTCACCAGTCTCTTCAGCGCCGTCTCGATCGTCTGGGACCGGGAGTTCGGTTTCTTGAAAGAGGTGCTCGTCAGCCCGGTGCCGCGCTGGGCGATCGTGCTGGGCAAGGCGGCGGGCGGGGTGTCGGTGGCGGTGGTGCAGGGCGCCATCCTCCTCCTGCTCGCGCCGGCCGTCGGCGTCCGCCTGGGCGTGCTCACCTTCCTGGCCATGCTGGGGGTGCTGGCGCTCGTCTCCCTGACGCTGGTCGGCCTCGGCATCCTCATCGCCAGCCGGATGGAGTCGATGCAGGGGTTCCAGGTGATCATGAACTTCCTGGTCATGCCGATGTTCTTTCTGTCGCGGCTTCCACCAGCAGCTCCTCCACGGCCGGCGATGACGCGGGCGATCGCGCCGTCCGCCGGCATCGACGCGCTCCGCCACATCGTCTACGGCTCCTCCGCCCTGGAACGGGCGTTGACGCAGTTCCCGCTGGAACTGGACCTGGCGGTGACGGCGGGCGTGGCCGCGGTGCTGCTCGGCCTCGCCTCGTGGGCGTTCACCACCGCCCGGAACGTCTGA
- a CDS encoding rhodanese-like domain-containing protein has protein sequence MSSRQGRDEETTLLDLFRHPRGLADLTPDQLEALLEARPDLVLIDVRTRREFRAGHIEGALSYPLGSEARLARDAGPSQKVVLVCKTGHRSQAAAAELLRRGFRDVSHLAGGMDAWRRARKPEVRGKATASRP, from the coding sequence TTGTCGAGCAGGCAAGGGAGGGACGAGGAGACGACTCTGCTCGACCTGTTCCGCCATCCCCGGGGGCTGGCCGATCTCACCCCCGACCAGCTCGAGGCGCTCCTGGAAGCCCGCCCGGACCTGGTGCTGATCGACGTTCGCACCCGTCGCGAGTTCCGCGCGGGCCACATCGAAGGCGCCCTCTCCTACCCGCTCGGCAGCGAAGCTCGGCTGGCCCGCGACGCGGGGCCGTCGCAGAAGGTGGTGCTCGTCTGCAAGACAGGCCACAGGAGCCAGGCCGCGGCCGCGGAGCTCCTCCGCCGTGGCTTCCGCGACGTCTCCCACCTGGCCGGGGGGATGGATGCCTGGCGGCGGGCGCGCAAGCCGGAGGTGCGGGGAAAGGCGACGGCGAGCCGGCCCTGA
- a CDS encoding radical SAM protein: protein MPEAMNGRSWWSQAELAVARRTAEAAVDAAVSYLMPDPAGRLDRILDTVERFVRDPGVREQFLAFRRRVSGDPAIAERARQLLTNRTMVKRIVTNWAIHQLLFAPSQRRAAEQRHGVHVPVFLLIDPTSGCNLRCKGCWAGGYARGPFIPRERFDLLLREAKELGIYWFVLSGGEPFAYKPLLDVVAEHTDASFMVYTNGTLITDRVADRLAELGNLSPAISLEGWREETDDRRGPGVFDRVMAAMDRLRERGVLFGASITVTRRNVEEVFSDDFISFLIEKGVVYLWSFHYVPVGPDADLDLMLRPEQRAWLVRRVNELRRTRPILIADFWNDGHFTQGCIAGARTYLHITPSGEAEPCAFVHFATHNIRESSLLEILRSPLFAAYQRRIPFSPNHYAPCPIIDNPAALRAMVAESGAHPTHPGAEDVLVGERARFLDELSSRWHAAADVLEAEDAQERGYAAREPWKEAREEATRQAAAPALHDPRSGRRR, encoded by the coding sequence ATGCCGGAAGCGATGAACGGGCGATCCTGGTGGAGCCAGGCCGAGCTGGCCGTCGCCCGGCGGACGGCGGAAGCCGCCGTCGACGCCGCCGTCTCGTATCTGATGCCGGATCCGGCGGGCCGGCTGGACCGGATCCTGGACACCGTCGAGCGCTTCGTCCGCGACCCGGGGGTCCGGGAGCAGTTCCTCGCCTTCCGGCGGCGCGTGAGCGGCGACCCCGCCATCGCGGAGCGGGCGCGGCAGCTCTTGACCAACCGGACCATGGTGAAGCGGATCGTGACCAACTGGGCCATCCACCAGCTCCTCTTCGCGCCGTCCCAGCGGCGGGCGGCGGAACAGCGACACGGTGTCCACGTCCCGGTCTTCCTGCTGATCGATCCGACCTCGGGCTGCAACCTCCGCTGCAAAGGATGCTGGGCGGGCGGCTACGCCCGCGGCCCCTTCATCCCGCGCGAGCGCTTCGACCTGCTGCTGCGGGAGGCCAAGGAGCTGGGAATCTACTGGTTCGTCCTCTCGGGCGGCGAACCCTTCGCCTACAAGCCTCTCCTGGACGTCGTGGCGGAGCATACCGACGCATCGTTCATGGTCTACACCAACGGCACGCTCATCACCGACCGGGTGGCCGACCGGCTGGCCGAGCTGGGCAACCTCTCGCCCGCCATCAGCCTGGAGGGGTGGAGGGAAGAGACGGACGACCGGCGCGGTCCCGGTGTCTTCGACCGGGTGATGGCCGCCATGGACCGGCTGCGCGAGCGCGGCGTCCTCTTCGGCGCGTCGATCACCGTCACCCGGCGGAACGTCGAAGAGGTCTTCTCGGACGACTTCATCAGCTTCCTCATCGAGAAGGGCGTGGTCTACCTCTGGAGCTTCCACTACGTGCCCGTGGGGCCGGACGCCGACCTGGACCTGATGCTCCGGCCGGAGCAGCGGGCCTGGCTCGTCCGCCGGGTCAACGAACTCCGCCGGACCCGGCCCATCTTGATCGCCGACTTCTGGAACGACGGGCACTTCACGCAGGGCTGCATCGCGGGGGCACGGACGTACCTGCACATCACCCCCAGCGGCGAAGCGGAACCCTGTGCCTTCGTCCACTTCGCCACCCACAACATCCGCGAATCCTCGCTTCTCGAGATCCTCCGGAGCCCCCTCTTCGCGGCCTACCAGCGGCGCATCCCCTTCTCGCCCAACCACTACGCGCCGTGCCCCATCATCGACAACCCGGCCGCCCTCCGCGCCATGGTGGCCGAGTCGGGCGCCCATCCCACCCACCCGGGCGCCGAGGACGTGCTGGTGGGCGAGCGCGCCCGCTTCCTGGACGAGCTGTCGTCCCGCTGGCATGCGGCCGCCGACGTCCTCGAGGCCGAGGACGCGCAGGAAAGGGGCTACGCGGCCCGGGAGCCTTGGAAGGAAGCGCGCGAGGAGGCGACACGCCAGGCGGCCGCCCCGGCGCTCCACGACCCTCGGAGTGGACGCCGCCGCTAG
- a CDS encoding bifunctional adenosylcobinamide kinase/adenosylcobinamide-phosphate guanylyltransferase, whose amino-acid sequence MFTLVVGARRSGKSTFAERLAACLEEEAHLPVTYVATARPDHPEMLERIRAHRARRPPAWETLEPDAWRPEALPAALESLAQERLVLLDEASLWVATCLDAWAETGPGAGVAEAAYRRLLARLVRALAGRRAPAVVVSGEAGAGIVPPDPGARRFVDWLGRLNQELAAEAGRVVWMVAGLPLAVKGELPECARAR is encoded by the coding sequence ATGTTCACGCTGGTGGTGGGCGCGCGGCGGAGCGGCAAGTCCACCTTCGCCGAGCGGCTGGCCGCCTGCCTTGAGGAGGAGGCGCACCTCCCCGTCACCTACGTCGCCACCGCCCGCCCGGACCACCCGGAGATGCTGGAGCGGATCCGCGCGCACCGGGCGCGGCGGCCGCCGGCGTGGGAGACGCTGGAGCCCGACGCCTGGCGGCCGGAGGCGCTTCCTGCGGCCCTGGAGTCCCTGGCGCAGGAGCGCCTCGTGCTCCTGGACGAGGCGAGCCTCTGGGTGGCCACCTGCCTGGACGCCTGGGCGGAGACGGGGCCGGGGGCGGGGGTGGCCGAGGCGGCGTACCGGCGGCTGCTGGCGCGGCTGGTGAGGGCGCTGGCGGGGAGGAGGGCGCCGGCGGTGGTGGTCAGCGGCGAAGCCGGGGCGGGGATCGTGCCGCCGGATCCGGGGGCGCGCCGCTTCGTCGACTGGCTCGGCCGGCTCAACCAGGAGCTGGCTGCCGAGGCCGGGCGCGTGGTCTGGATGGTGGCCGGCCTGCCGCTGGCGGTCAAGGGGGAGCTGCCGGAGTGCGCGCGCGCACGCTGA
- a CDS encoding cobyric acid synthase, translated as MRARTLMVQGTGSGVGKSFLVTGLCRLFAQAGLRVAPFKAQNMSLNAWVAADGGEMARAQAVQAEAAGVEPRVEMNPILLKPKGDGVSQVILRGRPLGDLGAGALWAEGERLWAAVAEALDRLREAFDLVVIEGAGSPAELNLRRHDLANMRVAGAAGAPVLLVGDIERGGIFAALLGTLDLLPPEERRRVRGLVVNKFRGDLRLFEDGVRILEERGGVPVVGVLPRLEVEIEPEDALDLGGRAAWTAPAAEPGTLEIAVVLHPHLSNFSDLEPLRRRPGVRLRPVRRPEELGEPDAILLPGSKNTVDDLRAHRESGLAAAVVARARAGSAVVGICGGLQMMGERLDDPDGVEGEAGGWTGGSLPGLGLLPLETRFLPGKRTRQAEGRVVAPAQGWEGLAVRGYEIHSGRSRLLPGGRPFALLRPAGPGGPGDRDGAGGAAAASAPEEADGAFASPFLWGSYLHGLFENEALLERWLAELRAARARRAPGAVPAGSRAEAGGPGAGAGSAFGRSWRERQYDALAQALREHLDLELIGSLVGVRLEAGSGR; from the coding sequence GTGCGCGCGCGCACGCTGATGGTCCAGGGGACCGGCTCGGGCGTGGGGAAGAGCTTCCTGGTGACGGGGCTCTGCCGCCTCTTCGCCCAGGCCGGGCTGAGGGTGGCCCCCTTCAAGGCGCAGAACATGTCGCTCAACGCCTGGGTGGCGGCCGACGGCGGCGAGATGGCCCGGGCGCAGGCGGTCCAGGCGGAGGCGGCCGGGGTCGAGCCGCGCGTCGAGATGAACCCCATCCTCCTCAAGCCCAAGGGGGACGGCGTCAGCCAGGTGATCCTCCGCGGGCGGCCCCTGGGGGACCTGGGCGCGGGGGCCCTCTGGGCGGAGGGGGAGCGGCTCTGGGCGGCGGTCGCGGAGGCGCTGGACCGCCTTCGCGAGGCCTTCGACCTGGTGGTGATCGAGGGTGCGGGGAGCCCGGCGGAGCTGAACCTGCGCCGCCACGACCTGGCCAACATGCGCGTGGCCGGGGCGGCCGGCGCCCCCGTCCTCCTGGTCGGCGACATCGAGCGGGGAGGCATCTTCGCGGCGCTCCTGGGCACGCTCGACCTCCTGCCGCCGGAGGAGCGGCGGAGGGTGCGGGGCCTGGTGGTCAACAAGTTCCGCGGCGACCTGCGCCTCTTCGAGGACGGGGTGCGCATCCTGGAGGAGCGGGGCGGCGTGCCGGTGGTGGGGGTGCTTCCTCGCCTGGAGGTGGAGATCGAGCCGGAGGACGCGCTGGACCTGGGCGGGCGCGCGGCCTGGACCGCGCCGGCGGCCGAGCCCGGGACGCTGGAGATCGCCGTGGTCCTCCACCCGCACCTCTCCAACTTCAGCGACCTGGAACCGCTCCGCCGCCGGCCCGGCGTCCGCCTCCGGCCGGTGCGGCGGCCGGAGGAGCTGGGGGAGCCGGACGCCATCCTCCTCCCGGGCAGCAAGAACACCGTCGACGACCTGCGGGCGCACCGGGAGAGCGGCCTCGCGGCCGCGGTGGTGGCGCGGGCGCGGGCGGGGAGCGCCGTCGTGGGCATCTGCGGCGGGCTCCAGATGATGGGCGAGCGGCTCGACGACCCCGACGGCGTCGAGGGCGAGGCCGGCGGGTGGACGGGAGGAAGCCTCCCCGGTCTCGGCCTCCTGCCCCTGGAGACGCGCTTCCTGCCCGGGAAGCGGACGCGGCAGGCGGAGGGGCGCGTGGTGGCGCCGGCGCAGGGCTGGGAGGGCCTGGCCGTCCGCGGCTACGAGATCCACTCCGGCCGGAGCCGGCTTCTGCCCGGCGGCCGGCCCTTCGCGCTCCTCCGCCCGGCGGGGCCGGGGGGGCCGGGGGACCGGGACGGGGCCGGCGGGGCCGCCGCGGCCTCCGCGCCCGAGGAAGCGGACGGGGCCTTCGCCTCCCCCTTCCTCTGGGGCAGCTACCTCCACGGCCTCTTCGAGAACGAGGCGCTGCTGGAGCGGTGGCTGGCGGAGCTCCGGGCGGCGCGGGCGCGACGCGCCCCGGGGGCCGTCCCGGCCGGGTCGCGGGCGGAGGCAGGGGGGCCCGGCGCCGGCGCGGGTTCGGCCTTCGGCCGGAGCTGGCGGGAGCGGCAGTACGACGCCCTCGCCCAGGCGCTCCGCGAGCACCTGGACCTGGAGCTCATCGGCTCCCTGGTCGGGGTGCGGCTGGAAGCGGGGAGCGGCCGGTGA